The Amblyomma americanum isolate KBUSLIRL-KWMA chromosome 3, ASM5285725v1, whole genome shotgun sequence genome window below encodes:
- the LOC144126348 gene encoding uncharacterized protein LOC144126348 codes for MAVVDSGYLFRLVDVGALGRLSDGGVFKRSPIGRKLHAGLLQLPSHSQLPGSSKTLPFAFIGDEAFQLREDFMRPFPGSREDPAERIFNYLLSRARRCVENAFGILRARFRIFRGPINLSPETAKRAVKAACVLHNFLCMESNGRSLYSPVGFADHEDVYGNMIDGAWRATTDTDSATFGLQPTHARKCAHLALQVRKQYAAFFANEGKVPWQWKLLEIDEPNCEEVQEL; via the exons ATGGCTGTAGTAGACAGTGGATATCTGTTTCGTCTCGTCGACGTTGGGGCCCTTGGCCGCTTAAGTGATGGAGGCGTCTTCAAACGCTCTCCAATTGGCCGAAAGCTGCATGCTGGCCTGCTGCAGCTGCCTTCACATTCACAGCTGCCTGGCTCCAGCAAAACACTTCCGTTTGCCTTTATAGGGGATGAGGCTTTTCAACTGCGAGAAGACTTTATGAGACCATTCCCTGGATCTAGGGAAGACCCAGCTGAGCGAATATTCAATTACCTTCTGAGTCGTGCACG gagATGTGTAGAGAATGCTTTTGGCATTCTGCGGGCACGGTTCAGAATCTTTCGTGGCCCCATCAACCTGAGTCCTGAAACTGCCAAACGGGCTGTGAAGGCAGCGTGCGTGTTGCACAATTTTTTGTGCATGGAGTCCAATGGACGCTCTTTATATAGCCCCGTTGGATTTGCCGACCATGAAGATGTATATGGCAATATGATTGACGGTGCGTGGAGAGCAACAACTGACACAGATTCGGCAACATTTGGCCTGCAGCCAACGCATGCACGGAAGTGTGCTCACTTGGCATTGCAGGTGCGCAAGCAGTATGCAGCGTTCTTTGCGAATGAAGGAAAAGTGCCCTGGCAGTGGAAATTACTAGAAATTGATGAACCCAATTGTGAAGAAGTGCAAGAATT ATGA
- the LOC144126349 gene encoding uncharacterized protein LOC144126349 — protein sequence MPSNTPPATESTPESTVVVAQPRDPGTFCGADAVDVEDWLAMYGRVNKQNRWDATLMLANVIFYLAGTAPVWFETHEEYLTSWDTCKQKLRELFGEPIGRKLGAKKDFASQAQSSTESYSSYIQDVLALCRKVDSAMSETVKVGHILKGIADDAFSLLVCKDCATVDSVSVCRQFEQPKHRRIAPRFDRLPNTAATPSCEDLPRLQQPSNPADLTRIVRRELEAMTPVAFAPQPPDSTIALVQAVVQQEFANAGLNSGLPSASPCTPTITPLVAAASPTPAILPRYRYQNPADWRTSNDRPICFTYSCVGHISRQCRSR from the coding sequence ATGCCATCCAACACACCTCCGGCCACAGAGTCAACCCCAGAGTCAACCGTTGTCGTGGCACAGCCCCGCGACCCGGGCACCTTTTGTGGCGCCGATGCCGTCGATGTTGAAGATTGGCTGGCCATGTATGGGCGTGTGAATAAGCAAAACCGCTGGGACGCGACCCTCATGCTTGCTAACGTGATCTTCTACTTGGCGGGCACGGCGCCCGTCTGGTTTGAGACGCATGAGGAATACCTTACCTCTTGGGACACCtgcaagcagaagctccgcgaatTATTCGGCGAGCCAATTGGACGCAAGCTCGGCGCTAAAAAAGACTTTGCTTCTCAAGCTCAGTCGTCCACCGAGTCTTACAGCTCTTACATCCAGGACGTCCTCGCTCTTTGCCGTAAGGTAGACAGCGCCATGTCGGAGACCGTCAAGGTGGGCCACATACTCAAGGGGATCGCTGACGATGCTTTTAGCCTACTCGTCTGCAAAGACTGCGCAACGGTCGACTCCGTCTCAGTATGCCGGCAGTTTGAACAACCCAAACACCGCCGCATTGCtccccgtttcgaccgccttccgaacacggcgGCAACACCCtcctgcgaagacctgccaaGACTGCAACAGCCGTCCAATCCTGCCGATTTAACCCGAATTGTACGGAGAGAACTGGAGGCTATGACTCCCGTCGCCTTCGCCCCTCAGCCGCCCGACTCTACCATTGCTTTGGTCCAGGCCGTTGTTCAACAGGAGTTCGCGAACGCGGGCTTAAATTCTGGTCTGCCCTCTGCGTCGCCCTGTACGCCAACCATCACTCcgttggttgctgctgcttcaccGACTCCGGCCATCCTGCCGCGTTACCGCTACCAGAATCCTGCGGACTGGCGCACCTCAAACGaccggcctatctgcttcacCTACTCTTGTGTCGGCCACATTTCCCGACAATGCCGCAGTCGTTAG